In Sphingobacteriales bacterium, one DNA window encodes the following:
- a CDS encoding uridine kinase encodes MNPNKLFSFYLISVTGGSASGKSLFISALKDSFSEKITIISQDDYYKSIEYQHKDEKGIYNFDLPEAIDHDLFLEHLTLLSTGKVIRKLEYTFNHPEKIPREKVFYPRPVVIIEGLFVEYHPVISQNIDFKVFIDADEEICFQRRRRRDIFERGIPEEIFLHQWNFHVLPAYRKFVLKFKESADLVVLNNQDFDEGLEYLKALISSKI; translated from the coding sequence GTGAACCCCAACAAGTTGTTTTCTTTTTATCTGATCAGCGTTACAGGTGGAAGTGCATCTGGTAAATCCCTTTTCATTTCTGCACTGAAGGATTCTTTTTCTGAAAAAATCACCATTATCTCTCAGGATGATTACTATAAATCCATTGAATATCAGCATAAAGATGAAAAGGGTATTTACAATTTTGACCTTCCTGAGGCAATTGACCATGATTTGTTTTTGGAACATCTGACCCTGCTTTCTACCGGCAAAGTCATTCGCAAACTGGAATATACCTTTAATCATCCTGAAAAAATTCCCAGAGAAAAAGTTTTCTATCCCCGTCCTGTGGTCATCATTGAAGGACTTTTTGTTGAATATCATCCGGTCATTTCCCAAAATATTGATTTTAAAGTGTTTATTGATGCAGATGAGGAAATTTGCTTTCAAAGAAGGCGCAGGCGTGATATTTTTGAACGGGGTATCCCGGAGGAGATTTTCCTTCATCAATGGAATTTTCATGTATTGCCTGCGTATCGGAAATTTGTTTTGAAGTTCAAGGAATCTGCCGATTTAGTCGTTTTGAACAATCAGGATTTTGACGAGGGCCTGGAGTACTTAAAAGCTTTGATTTCCAGTAAAATATAA
- a CDS encoding bifunctional folylpolyglutamate synthase/dihydrofolate synthase has translation MDYQTTIAYLFSRLPMYHRIGPAAYKADLKNIQFLDKKLSHPHRNYPCIHVAGTNGKGSVSHLLASVFQEAGYTTGLFTSPHLIDFRERIKVGGKPADTDFIVSFTENIKKSIEEIKPSFFEITTAMAFQYFAEKQVDIAVIETGLGGRLDSTNIIEPELSVITNISLEHTSLLGSTIEKIAMEKAGIIKNNIPAVIGRKSDDYLHVFREKAKETNSLLFFSEDKFSAGFLTHEKTFSVYNIFKNNHLEYEHVLCGLSGSYQAENLSTLMASIDILSEKFKKIESESILNGIKNVVLNTALWGRWQIVQEHPFLVLDIAHNPDAVEKMLSELRHFQYKNLYIVIGMSEDKNHQLILEKFPRNAFFYFCKPDVPRGLDSDLLYRFSSEKNLNGINVKTVYNALESALDKANENDFVLVTGSAFVVAEALSYLIEKQIFTQ, from the coding sequence TTGGATTACCAGACAACCATAGCTTATCTGTTTTCCCGTTTGCCCATGTATCACCGGATCGGGCCTGCTGCCTACAAAGCTGATCTGAAAAACATTCAGTTTCTTGATAAAAAGCTCAGCCATCCGCACCGGAATTATCCATGTATTCATGTGGCAGGTACAAACGGTAAGGGATCGGTAAGCCATTTACTGGCTTCTGTTTTTCAGGAAGCAGGATATACAACGGGATTGTTTACCTCACCTCATCTGATCGACTTCAGGGAAAGGATTAAGGTCGGTGGAAAACCGGCTGATACTGATTTTATCGTTTCTTTTACGGAAAACATTAAAAAATCGATAGAAGAAATTAAACCTTCTTTTTTCGAAATTACCACAGCGATGGCCTTTCAATATTTTGCTGAAAAACAAGTAGATATAGCTGTTATCGAAACAGGTTTGGGCGGGCGGCTCGACTCCACCAACATCATTGAACCTGAATTGTCGGTCATTACCAACATCAGCCTTGAACATACTTCCCTGCTTGGCAGTACCATCGAAAAAATTGCCATGGAAAAAGCAGGCATTATCAAAAATAATATTCCTGCTGTAATTGGCAGAAAATCTGATGATTATCTTCATGTATTCAGGGAAAAAGCAAAAGAAACCAACTCTCTCTTGTTTTTTTCTGAAGATAAATTTTCAGCCGGATTTTTAACCCATGAAAAAACCTTTTCTGTGTATAACATCTTCAAAAACAATCATCTAGAATATGAGCATGTTTTGTGTGGATTATCCGGAAGTTACCAGGCTGAAAATCTGTCCACCCTTATGGCAAGTATCGATATTCTTTCAGAAAAATTTAAAAAAATAGAAAGTGAGTCCATACTGAACGGGATCAAAAATGTCGTTTTAAATACGGCTTTGTGGGGCAGATGGCAGATTGTTCAGGAACATCCATTTCTGGTGCTCGACATTGCCCATAATCCTGATGCAGTAGAGAAAATGCTCAGTGAACTCAGGCATTTTCAATACAAAAATCTATACATCGTTATAGGCATGAGTGAGGACAAGAATCATCAGCTGATATTGGAAAAATTTCCCCGCAATGCTTTTTTTTACTTTTGTAAGCCTGATGTCCCCAGGGGACTTGATTCGGATTTGCTTTACAGGTTTTCCAGTGAAAAAAACTTAAACGGAATTAATGTAAAAACCGTTTATAATGCTTTGGAGTCTGCCCTTGACAAAGCAAATGAAAACGATTTTGTTTTGGTTACAGGGAGTGCTTTTGTGGTAGCTGAGGCACTTTCCTATCTGATTGAAAAACAAATATTTACTCAGTAG
- a CDS encoding nucleoside phosphorylase → MISKSDLILNPDHSIYHLNLHPEELADTIILVGDKDRVGLISSLFDKTEVRKEKREFITHTGYYRNKRLSILSTGIGTDNIDIVVNEIDALKNIDLQSFEPKQKTTQLNFIRIGTCGAIHPENEPGSAIVSRMAIGLDNLNHFYNFRLTDDELVIREKISQHLSQAGINLPFYIQSSSQQLFDLFSSDYPSGITVTAPGFYAPQGRVLRLQHPYKKLVDIFASFNFQDLHIVNFEMESSALFGLSRLFRHQAITINLVIANRHLRQVNVSYHQAMLNLAGNILDKLVQLV, encoded by the coding sequence ATGATTTCAAAATCTGACCTTATTTTAAACCCCGACCACAGTATTTATCACCTGAACCTTCATCCAGAGGAATTAGCTGATACCATAATACTTGTTGGCGATAAAGACAGGGTCGGGCTTATCTCTTCACTTTTCGACAAAACAGAAGTCAGAAAAGAAAAGAGAGAGTTTATTACGCATACGGGATATTACAGAAACAAAAGACTCAGCATCCTTTCAACAGGAATAGGCACCGATAATATTGATATTGTGGTGAATGAAATTGATGCCCTGAAAAATATTGATTTACAAAGCTTTGAACCTAAGCAAAAGACAACACAGCTGAATTTTATCAGAATTGGCACCTGCGGAGCTATTCATCCTGAAAATGAGCCAGGCAGTGCAATTGTAAGCCGGATGGCTATTGGACTCGACAACCTCAACCATTTTTACAATTTCCGATTAACTGATGATGAATTAGTTATCAGAGAAAAAATTTCGCAGCACCTTTCTCAGGCGGGGATTAATTTGCCGTTTTACATTCAGTCTTCATCACAACAACTTTTCGATTTATTCAGCAGTGATTATCCCTCCGGCATAACTGTAACAGCTCCCGGTTTTTATGCCCCTCAGGGAAGAGTTTTAAGGCTTCAGCACCCATACAAAAAATTGGTTGACATTTTTGCAAGTTTTAATTTTCAGGACTTACACATCGTTAATTTTGAAATGGAAAGCTCAGCCTTGTTTGGTTTAAGCAGGCTTTTCCGACATCAGGCCATTACTATCAATCTGGTCATTGCCAATCGTCATCTCCGCCAGGTCAATGTCTCTTATCATCAGGCCATGCTGAACCTTGCCGGCAACATTCTGGACAAGCTGGTTCAATTAGTCTGA
- the pyk gene encoding pyruvate kinase, with protein sequence MKELLRKNRSQVKTIVTIGPASSSKEVLKQFIFEGVDICRLNFSHGSHDDHVKVIQQIRELNKELQTQVGIMADLQGPKLRIGEVEGQSVLLQTGSIIEITDTPCLSNDKILYVNYPDLSKEVKPGEVILMDDGKIKLQVVSAGQNKVIQAKVLNGGLISSKKGVNLPDTRTSLPCLTEKDLKDLEFALSHHVDWIALSFVRRSADVDELREIIQRKGMNTAIISKIEKPEALTEIDKIIDRSDAIMVARGDLGVETSFEKVPLIQKTLIGKCISKGKPVIVATQMMESMITNFEPTRAEATDIANAVLDGADALMLSGETSVGKYPVEALRNMQKIIDYTEANGYSYNRDIAHTNSSRFLSDSICDAARRLSDISKASAIVTFTQSGYSAFKMSSYRPRSSIFAFTQNPDLICRLSLVWGVRAFLIKDIENIDDSIQFTTSFLRSKKFIKKGDIIIHLASIPLKMKGKTNMLKITQVTD encoded by the coding sequence ATGAAAGAATTGTTAAGAAAGAATCGTTCTCAGGTAAAAACGATTGTTACAATCGGTCCTGCTTCTTCCTCTAAAGAAGTTTTAAAGCAATTCATCTTTGAAGGGGTAGATATTTGCAGGCTGAACTTTTCTCACGGGAGTCATGACGACCATGTGAAAGTCATTCAACAAATCAGGGAACTAAACAAAGAACTTCAAACCCAGGTCGGCATTATGGCTGACCTTCAGGGCCCCAAACTCAGAATAGGTGAAGTTGAAGGACAATCCGTTCTGCTACAGACAGGTTCCATTATTGAAATAACCGATACACCCTGCCTCAGTAATGATAAGATATTGTATGTCAATTATCCTGATCTGTCAAAGGAAGTAAAACCCGGAGAAGTCATTCTGATGGACGATGGGAAAATTAAACTTCAGGTAGTTTCAGCAGGTCAGAATAAAGTTATCCAAGCAAAGGTATTGAACGGAGGCCTTATTTCATCCAAAAAAGGCGTAAACCTGCCGGATACCAGGACCAGCCTGCCGTGTCTGACAGAAAAAGACCTGAAAGACCTCGAATTTGCCTTGTCGCATCATGTTGACTGGATAGCGCTTTCTTTTGTCAGGAGGTCAGCTGATGTGGATGAACTACGTGAAATCATTCAAAGAAAAGGGATGAATACGGCCATTATCTCAAAAATTGAGAAACCCGAAGCCCTCACAGAAATTGACAAAATCATTGACCGGAGCGATGCTATCATGGTAGCACGCGGAGATTTAGGCGTGGAGACATCATTCGAAAAAGTCCCCCTGATTCAGAAAACCCTTATCGGAAAATGTATCAGCAAAGGCAAACCGGTCATTGTAGCCACACAAATGATGGAAAGCATGATCACCAATTTTGAGCCCACACGAGCTGAAGCTACCGACATTGCCAATGCCGTATTAGATGGAGCCGATGCCCTGATGCTGAGCGGTGAAACCTCTGTCGGAAAATATCCGGTTGAAGCACTTCGTAACATGCAGAAAATTATTGATTATACAGAAGCAAACGGCTATAGTTACAACAGAGATATTGCGCACACCAATTCTTCCCGCTTCCTTTCCGACTCAATTTGTGATGCAGCCCGGAGGCTCTCCGATATTTCAAAAGCCAGTGCAATTGTAACTTTCACACAATCAGGATATTCTGCATTTAAAATGTCAAGCTACAGGCCCCGCTCTTCCATTTTTGCCTTTACCCAAAATCCGGATTTGATCTGCCGCTTATCGCTGGTTTGGGGCGTCAGGGCATTTTTAATTAAAGACATTGAAAACATAGACGATTCAATCCAGTTTACCACCTCATTCTTACGGAGTAAAAAGTTTATTAAAAAGGGCGACATCATCATTCATCTGGCAAGTATTCCATTAAAGATGAAAGGAAAAACCAATATGCTGAAAATCACTCAGGTGACGGATTGA
- a CDS encoding energy transducer TonB yields MKAMLLLIFVAVFFDVAAQNDTFSTKDEPNMVVEKMPEFPGGEKALSDYLKKEIKYPQSAIKDKIQGLVIVSFIVETDGSVSSVNVLKGVSEELDNEAVRVVKAMPKWTPGYQKGKAVRVMLNLPIRFQL; encoded by the coding sequence ATGAAAGCAATGCTGCTGTTGATTTTTGTCGCTGTCTTTTTTGATGTAGCCGCTCAAAACGATACATTTTCAACGAAAGACGAACCTAATATGGTTGTCGAAAAAATGCCTGAGTTTCCGGGAGGGGAAAAAGCTCTTTCTGACTATCTTAAAAAAGAAATTAAATATCCTCAGTCTGCCATTAAAGATAAAATACAGGGTTTGGTCATTGTCAGTTTTATAGTTGAAACAGATGGCTCAGTTTCATCAGTTAATGTATTGAAAGGGGTTTCAGAAGAGCTTGATAATGAAGCAGTCAGAGTGGTTAAAGCCATGCCAAAATGGACACCCGGCTATCAAAAAGGTAAAGCTGTCAGGGTTATGCTGAATTTACCCATACGCTTTCAGCTATGA
- a CDS encoding bifunctional metallophosphatase/5'-nucleotidase, translating to MAESQLIDRREFLDVGLKFGIGTLALGLVPSLLKASGEPEGLLILHTNDVHSRIEPFPMDGGKFQGKGGFSARAAMIDELRKKHRNVLLFDSGDILQGTPYFNRYHGALEFRLMSEMGYNGACIGNHDFDAGIENLAHLAESATFPLICSNYEVKGTPLEGKVKSYAVFKTGKIKTGVYGLGIELNGLVPEQLYGGIRYHNPVERAVWAEEILKKEEKCDFIICLSHLGFRYENSKVSDVVIARETSFTDLILGGHTHTFMQKPEVEENLKGKSVYVFQNGWGGVYLGCIEVGKGTKDSSELKVLNSLSVC from the coding sequence ATGGCAGAATCACAATTGATTGACCGGAGAGAGTTTTTGGATGTTGGGCTAAAGTTTGGGATTGGAACTTTAGCTCTCGGGCTTGTGCCATCTTTGCTGAAGGCATCCGGTGAGCCGGAAGGATTGCTGATTCTTCATACCAATGATGTTCACAGCCGGATAGAACCATTTCCGATGGATGGAGGAAAATTTCAGGGGAAGGGAGGTTTTTCGGCAAGAGCAGCCATGATTGATGAACTCAGAAAGAAACACCGGAATGTTCTGTTGTTTGATTCCGGAGACATTCTGCAGGGAACGCCTTATTTCAACCGTTATCATGGTGCGCTTGAGTTCAGACTGATGTCGGAAATGGGATACAATGGAGCCTGTATCGGAAATCATGATTTTGATGCCGGCATTGAAAATCTTGCTCATCTGGCAGAATCAGCAACTTTTCCTTTGATTTGTTCAAATTATGAGGTGAAAGGAACGCCACTTGAAGGGAAGGTGAAGTCATATGCAGTGTTTAAGACAGGAAAAATTAAAACAGGGGTTTATGGTCTGGGGATTGAGCTGAATGGTCTTGTGCCGGAGCAGTTGTATGGAGGAATCAGGTATCACAATCCTGTGGAAAGAGCAGTCTGGGCAGAGGAAATTCTTAAAAAGGAAGAAAAGTGCGATTTTATCATTTGTCTTTCCCATTTAGGGTTCAGATATGAAAATTCAAAGGTCAGCGATGTGGTAATAGCCCGAGAAACATCTTTTACTGATCTGATTTTAGGAGGCCATACCCACACTTTTATGCAAAAGCCCGAGGTTGAGGAAAACCTTAAGGGAAAAAGTGTTTATGTCTTTCAGAATGGATGGGGTGGGGTATATCTGGGATGTATAGAGGTCGGGAAGGGCACAAAAGATTCAAGTGAACTTAAGGTATTAAATTCATTATCTGTATGTTAA
- the dnaA gene encoding chromosomal replication initiator protein DnaA codes for MSEKYIEVWEKCLEIIKDNVTLQSFKTWFKPIQPVKMENDVLTIQVPSLFFYEWLEEHYVNLLRKTIKKVIGPNAKLEYNIVVENSSENKQQRTINMPASELGKDEGMEVSMPLNISNSIKNPFIIPGLKKVKVDPQLNNNFLFENFIEGECNRLARSAGLSIASKPGGTAFNPLFIYSGVGLGKTHLVQAIGNEIRNNFKNKVVLYVQAEQFANQYYDSVRNNIINDFINFYQMIDVLIVDDVQFFANKEKTQDIFFHIFNSLHQNSKQLILTSDTAPKDMKGLEERLLSRFKWGLSTEIQKPDFETRISILENKMHANGITLPKDVVEYIAYHVTSSIRELEGSLISILAQSSFNKREINVNLAKDILKSFIKKSSKELTIEHIQRLVGEHLNVSIEEIKSKTRKRNIVQARQISMYFAKKLTNSSLCVIGKHFGSRDHSTVIHACQTVDDLKDSDPEYNAKLNEIQKLIMINLG; via the coding sequence ATGAGCGAAAAGTACATTGAAGTCTGGGAAAAATGTCTTGAGATTATTAAGGATAACGTAACGTTACAGAGTTTCAAAACATGGTTCAAACCCATACAGCCGGTTAAAATGGAAAATGATGTACTGACCATACAGGTGCCCAGCTTGTTCTTCTATGAATGGCTGGAAGAACATTATGTAAATCTGCTCAGAAAAACCATAAAAAAAGTCATTGGCCCGAATGCAAAACTTGAATACAATATAGTGGTAGAAAACAGTTCTGAAAACAAACAGCAACGGACAATCAACATGCCGGCTTCAGAGCTCGGGAAAGATGAAGGTATGGAAGTTTCCATGCCATTGAATATCAGCAACAGCATTAAAAATCCATTCATCATTCCTGGTCTGAAAAAAGTTAAAGTTGATCCGCAGCTTAACAACAATTTTTTGTTTGAAAACTTTATTGAAGGCGAATGCAACCGTTTGGCCCGATCAGCCGGACTGTCCATTGCCTCAAAGCCCGGTGGAACAGCTTTTAATCCGTTGTTTATTTATAGTGGAGTTGGATTGGGGAAAACACATCTTGTTCAGGCTATTGGCAATGAAATACGTAACAATTTTAAAAACAAGGTGGTATTGTATGTTCAGGCCGAACAATTTGCCAATCAATATTATGATTCTGTCAGAAATAACATCATCAACGATTTCATTAATTTCTACCAGATGATAGATGTGTTAATTGTGGATGATGTTCAGTTTTTTGCAAACAAGGAAAAAACACAGGATATTTTCTTTCATATCTTCAACAGCCTCCACCAGAACAGCAAGCAATTAATATTGACCAGTGACACTGCTCCCAAAGATATGAAAGGTCTTGAAGAGCGGCTGCTTTCCCGTTTCAAATGGGGATTGTCCACCGAAATTCAGAAACCTGACTTTGAGACCCGCATTTCCATACTTGAAAATAAAATGCACGCCAACGGAATAACCCTGCCAAAAGATGTGGTTGAATACATTGCCTATCACGTAACCTCCAGCATACGCGAACTTGAGGGGAGTCTGATTTCCATTCTGGCGCAATCTTCTTTCAACAAGCGTGAAATTAATGTCAATCTGGCAAAAGATATTCTGAAGAGCTTTATTAAAAAGTCGTCCAAGGAGCTTACCATTGAACACATTCAGCGGCTGGTAGGCGAACATCTGAATGTTTCCATTGAAGAGATTAAGTCAAAAACAAGGAAGAGAAATATCGTTCAGGCACGACAGATTTCCATGTATTTTGCCAAAAAGCTCACAAACAGTTCGTTGTGTGTAATCGGAAAGCATTTCGGGAGCCGCGACCATTCTACGGTGATTCATGCCTGTCAAACCGTAGATGATCTGAAAGACAGCGATCCGGAATACAATGCAAAACTGAATGAAATTCAGAAACTTATCATGATAAATCTGGGTTAG
- a CDS encoding DUF47 family protein: MFKQTKVLIKQMDEYLDAVSQSGILFNLAINEFLKNEYERFNVHLLSLTEAEHQADKLKRKIENDLYVHSLIPEYRGDVMRLLERLDEIIDTAKEVVVNFDIERPVIMNDMTEMFSGLADIACKAVDSTVSAARMYFNHPSQIRDHLHKIYFYEKEADHLSDNLKRKIFNHPTLELSHKMHLRYFVARTDLLADTAESAADMLSVYSIKLSV; the protein is encoded by the coding sequence ATGTTTAAGCAGACAAAAGTTTTAATCAAACAGATGGATGAGTACCTCGATGCCGTAAGTCAGTCGGGTATTTTGTTCAATCTGGCTATCAATGAATTTTTAAAGAATGAATATGAGCGGTTTAATGTTCATTTGCTTTCATTGACAGAAGCGGAACATCAGGCAGATAAACTGAAGCGGAAAATTGAAAATGATCTGTATGTCCATTCCCTGATTCCTGAGTACAGAGGAGATGTCATGCGACTACTGGAAAGGCTTGATGAAATTATCGACACAGCAAAAGAAGTGGTGGTCAATTTTGATATTGAAAGACCAGTCATCATGAACGATATGACAGAAATGTTTTCCGGGCTTGCCGATATTGCCTGTAAAGCAGTTGATTCAACGGTTTCAGCTGCAAGAATGTATTTTAATCATCCTTCTCAGATCAGAGACCATCTGCACAAAATATATTTTTACGAGAAGGAAGCCGATCATTTATCAGATAATCTGAAACGAAAGATTTTTAATCATCCCACACTGGAGCTCAGTCATAAAATGCATTTGAGATATTTTGTTGCCCGTACCGATTTGCTTGCAGATACAGCCGAATCGGCAGCCGATATGCTTTCTGTGTATTCGATAAAGCTAAGTGTCTGA
- a CDS encoding inorganic phosphate transporter: protein MIVIYLFCGFLLGWSLGANDAANVFGTAVGTRMISFRKAAFICSFFIVLGAVLGGSGTTETLNSLGQITNIRAAALAVFIAALTVFGMTWLRQPVSTSQAIVGSIIGWNLAMQLPLKSEPVIKIFSTWIICPLLSALITIIIYLAARKFIFSRPVNLFKRDAYIRMALLVAGAFGAYSLGANNIANVMGVYVNSVKFEDIKVLNVTISSLHQLYFLGGLSIAAGVFSFSKRVMMTVGKNIFHLLPEHAFIVVFSQSVVLFLFSSSRLSDMMISIGLPPFPLVPVSSTQAVIGAVLGIGLMKSVASLKFRILGEIALSWVLTPLVSLCLTFVTLKIFGF from the coding sequence ATGATTGTTATTTATCTGTTTTGCGGGTTTTTACTGGGATGGTCGCTGGGAGCCAACGATGCAGCAAATGTGTTTGGGACAGCTGTGGGTACGCGAATGATATCTTTCCGTAAGGCAGCCTTCATTTGTTCTTTTTTTATCGTGCTTGGTGCTGTTTTGGGCGGTAGTGGAACCACGGAAACCTTAAACTCACTCGGGCAGATAACCAATATCCGGGCTGCTGCTCTTGCTGTTTTTATTGCTGCCCTCACCGTTTTCGGCATGACCTGGCTTCGTCAGCCGGTTTCTACCTCGCAGGCTATTGTCGGTTCAATAATCGGATGGAATCTGGCGATGCAGCTTCCTCTTAAAAGTGAACCTGTGATAAAAATCTTTTCCACCTGGATTATTTGCCCGCTTTTATCTGCATTGATTACTATCATTATTTATCTGGCCGCAAGGAAATTTATCTTTAGCAGGCCTGTCAATCTTTTTAAAAGGGATGCTTACATCAGAATGGCTTTGCTGGTGGCAGGAGCTTTCGGAGCTTACAGCCTTGGTGCCAACAATATTGCTAATGTCATGGGTGTTTATGTCAATTCTGTTAAATTTGAGGATATCAAGGTGTTGAATGTAACCATCTCATCATTGCACCAGCTTTATTTTCTGGGAGGACTTTCGATTGCTGCAGGCGTATTTTCATTTTCAAAGAGAGTGATGATGACAGTTGGTAAAAATATTTTCCATTTATTGCCGGAGCATGCTTTTATTGTAGTCTTCAGCCAATCAGTTGTTTTATTTCTTTTTTCTTCCAGTCGGTTGTCCGACATGATGATAAGCATTGGTTTACCGCCATTCCCGCTTGTACCTGTTTCAAGTACGCAGGCTGTTATAGGTGCTGTTTTGGGCATAGGACTGATGAAGTCGGTGGCAAGCCTTAAATTCAGGATTCTTGGCGAAATTGCCTTAAGCTGGGTTTTAACCCCACTGGTCAGTCTTTGCCTGACTTTCGTCACATTAAAAATCTTTGGTTTTTAA
- a CDS encoding S41 family peptidase: protein MKRFILILLFLGLFSSYLPHAQAQTKDSRKAKQTQPADENAFEIAKQLEIYVALFKELNTYYVNELNPAELVKTSIDAMLKTLDPYTVYYPESEMEDARFLTTGSYGGIGAMISKRGDYVQITEPYENAPAHLSGLMAGDIIKEVDGKSVKGLSTSDVTSLLKGQPETEVKVLVERKGKGDTLITIKRDKIKVPNIPYYGMLNDSIGYLLHSSFKENSYEDIREAISKMNEKGKLKGLVFDLRGNPGGLLIEAVRIAGLFTEKGQLIVSTKGKVSSWDKEYRTYEHPLDTKMPLIFLVNENSASASEILSGAMQDLDRAVIIGKRTLGKGLVQTPRPLPYNSQLKVTTAKYYIPSGRCIQEIDYAHKGTDGKAIKVPDSLISKFYTKNGRPVYDGKGIFPDIQTGKDTTPEIINFLLRDNVIFDFATNYRLKHNTIPAPDQFHISAADYDEFMAFVRDSKFSYQTAAEKSLEDFKKKAENENHFDLVKNQYEELKARLNEEKNNDLIRYKKDITQLIENEIVSRYYFQKGRIIFNLAYDQDIAEALKLFTDMNRYNKILGNSK from the coding sequence ATGAAACGTTTTATTCTGATACTCCTTTTTCTGGGATTATTCTCATCTTACCTTCCTCACGCTCAGGCACAGACTAAAGATAGCAGAAAAGCAAAACAAACCCAGCCTGCCGATGAAAATGCTTTTGAAATTGCCAAACAACTTGAAATCTATGTGGCGCTGTTTAAAGAACTCAATACCTATTACGTCAATGAGCTGAACCCTGCCGAGCTGGTAAAAACATCTATTGACGCCATGCTGAAAACTCTTGACCCTTATACCGTCTATTATCCCGAAAGTGAAATGGAAGATGCCCGTTTTCTGACCACCGGCAGCTATGGAGGCATTGGGGCAATGATCTCAAAACGTGGCGATTATGTTCAGATTACCGAGCCTTATGAAAATGCACCTGCCCATCTGTCGGGTCTGATGGCTGGCGACATCATCAAAGAAGTGGATGGTAAAAGTGTGAAAGGACTTTCTACCTCCGATGTAACATCCCTGCTAAAAGGCCAACCGGAAACAGAAGTTAAGGTGTTGGTCGAACGCAAAGGAAAAGGCGATACCCTGATTACCATTAAAAGAGATAAAATAAAAGTACCCAATATTCCTTACTATGGAATGCTCAACGACAGCATCGGCTACCTGCTTCATTCCTCTTTCAAGGAAAATTCTTATGAAGACATCAGGGAAGCTATCAGTAAAATGAATGAAAAAGGCAAACTGAAAGGTCTTGTATTCGACCTGAGGGGAAATCCGGGCGGATTACTCATTGAAGCGGTAAGAATAGCCGGTCTATTCACCGAAAAAGGACAACTGATTGTCAGCACAAAAGGCAAAGTATCTTCATGGGACAAGGAATACCGTACCTATGAACATCCCCTCGACACCAAAATGCCCTTGATTTTTCTGGTAAATGAAAACTCAGCATCAGCATCTGAAATATTATCCGGAGCCATGCAGGATCTCGACAGGGCTGTCATTATTGGAAAAAGAACCCTCGGAAAAGGTCTTGTTCAGACTCCCCGCCCTCTCCCATACAACTCTCAGCTGAAAGTTACTACTGCCAAATACTACATCCCAAGTGGCAGATGCATACAGGAAATAGATTATGCCCACAAAGGAACGGATGGAAAGGCTATCAAAGTCCCTGATTCCCTTATCTCAAAGTTTTACACAAAAAACGGACGGCCTGTATATGATGGGAAAGGTATTTTCCCCGATATTCAGACCGGAAAAGACACTACCCCAGAGATTATTAATTTTCTTCTCCGCGATAATGTCATTTTCGATTTTGCCACCAATTACAGGCTCAAACACAATACTATTCCCGCTCCCGATCAGTTTCATATTTCTGCTGCTGATTATGACGAATTTATGGCTTTTGTCAGGGATAGTAAATTCTCCTATCAGACTGCTGCAGAAAAATCACTTGAAGATTTTAAAAAGAAAGCCGAAAATGAAAATCATTTTGATTTAGTGAAAAACCAATATGAAGAATTAAAAGCCCGTCTGAATGAAGAAAAAAACAATGACCTCATACGATACAAAAAAGACATTACTCAACTTATTGAAAATGAAATAGTTTCAAGATATTATTTTCAGAAAGGAAGAATCATTTTCAACCTTGCCTACGATCAGGATATAGCAGAAGCCCTGAAACTCTTTACCGACATGAACAGATACAACAAAATTCTTGGCAATTCAAAATAA